TTAGACGCTCATTCATATTCATCGACGAGAAGTTAAAGAGGTTCTTATCCGCTGCGTCATTCCAGGCAAGTACCTCAGAACGTTCATTGGTAATAAAAGAAGGATGCGTCAACTGGCCAATAATACTCTGCCAACCTGGATCCAGCTGTGAGTACGAAGCAAGGAATTCATGTTCCGTATTCGGGTCCCATAAGTCAAACAGATGACTCTTCTCTTCCGGCGTTAACCGGAGCGCGTTCGCTATACTTTGCATTACTTCTCGTGAAGGTGCCAACTCCCTTCCTTGTTCAAGCCACGTGTAGTACGTTGCACTGACACCAGCCAGTACCGCTACTTCTTCCCGCCTTAGCCCCGGTGTTCTTCGCTGTCCATAAGATCCTGACAATCCAACTTGTTCCGGTTGAATGCGGCTTCTACGTGATTTCAGAAAATCACCCAGTTTTTTGTTACGGCTCATACCTGTATCCATAGACATCGTTCCTTTTTATAAAAGTATTCAAGCCTATTCGGCTCTATCCCAAAATGGTAGTCACTAAATGACTTTGATATAATTCATCTATTATTAGTTCTGCAGAATCCTTGGTTTACAAGTAGCTTAGCATCGAATGGTGCAGAACGAAAATACAAGGAGTGCTTGAAGGAAATTCGTCAATTAAGTCAAGTCTTCATCGATCAGGAGTCTCTACACAAGCAGCTCGTATCCATGGTTGAGAACTACACACAGACCTTCAACAAGATGGATGCCAAGACCGGCTTTATTGAAACTGTTGAGCGGGAAGAGATTTATGTTGT
The window above is part of the Paenibacillus sp. 1781tsa1 genome. Proteins encoded here:
- a CDS encoding helix-turn-helix transcriptional regulator, which codes for MDTGMSRNKKLGDFLKSRRSRIQPEQVGLSGSYGQRRTPGLRREEVAVLAGVSATYYTWLEQGRELAPSREVMQSIANALRLTPEEKSHLFDLWDPNTEHEFLASYSQLDPGWQSIIGQLTHPSFITNERSEVLAWNDAADKNLFNFSSMNMNERLMMRILFLDATLRERMHNWDEFARHSVAVFRTYYDKYPSDPEFTRIVKQLSEESVDFRTIWNLHQVELKQVNRVLLETTDRSDGVVHAYDIYSMNNLNSQSGIHCCIYVPVVM